In Topomyia yanbarensis strain Yona2022 chromosome 2, ASM3024719v1, whole genome shotgun sequence, one DNA window encodes the following:
- the LOC131683547 gene encoding larval cuticle protein A2B-like has product MTLTIVILAAALAVSNAVAIGYPGPLPALRPAYPYPAIAKVAAPIVGDYDPNPHYSYSYAVADAVTGDNKSQQESRSGDVVTGSYSLIEPDGTRRVVEYTADPVNGFNAVVHRGAIAAKVVAPVAKIVSPYGYPAGPRFGPLAHPLAHPLIG; this is encoded by the exons ATGACTCTGACA ATTGTGATCCTTGCTGCCGCTTTGGCTGTATCGAATGCTGTTGCCATTGGATATCCCGGCCCGCTGCCAGCGCTGCGACCAGCTTATCCGTATCCAGCCATAGCGAAGGTAGCAGCTCCAATCGTAGGGGATTATGATCCCAATCCCCACTACAGTTACAGCTATGCAGTTGCG GATGCTGTTACTGGTGATAACAAAAGTCAACAGGAATCACGCTCGGGTGATGTTGTGACCGGTTCATACTCTCTCATCGAACCGGATGGTACCCGGCGCGTAGTGGAGTACACCGCGGACCCCGTCAACGGTTTTAACGCTGTCGTTCATCGCGGGGCAATTGCAGCTAAGGTGGTAGCTCCCGTTGCCAAAATTGTCTCTCCTTATGGGTACCCGGCAGGACCAAGATTTGGACCTTTAGCTCATCCATTGGCACATCCACTAATCGGTTAG
- the LOC131683546 gene encoding larval cuticle protein A2B-like: MAFKFAVFAAIVAVANAVAIGYPAAYPAAYPAIAKVAAPVLAKAVDDYDPNPQYSFSYHIADALTGDNKEQQESRSGDVVTGSYALVEPDGTRRVVEYTADPVNGFNAVVHREPLGVKAVAKVAAPLGYPAAAHLGYPAAAHLGYPAAAHLGYPGAAHLGYPAYGKAIVG, encoded by the exons ATGGCATTTAAA TTCGCAGTTTTCGCCGCCATCGTGGCAGTAGCTAACGCCGTTGCTATTGGATATCCAGCTGCTTACCCGGCTGCATACCCTGCCATTGCCAAGGTTGCTGCCCCAGTTCTGGCAAAGGCCGTCGACGACTACGATCCAAACCCACAGTACAGCTTCAGCTACCACATTGCT GATGCCCTGACCGGAGACAACAAGGAACAGCAGGAATCCCGTTCGGGAGATGTCGTAACTGGATCGTACGCTCTAGTTGAACCCGATGGCACTCGTCGTGTTGTTGAGTACACTGCTGATCCCGTCAACGGATTCAACGCTGTTGTCCACCGCGAACCACTCGGCGTCAAGGCAGTCGCCAAGGTTGCCGCTCCGCTCGGATACCCAGCTGCCGCTCATTTGGGATACCCAGCTGCCGCTCATCTAGGATACCCAGCTGCCGCTCATCTAGGTTACCCAGGTGCCGCTCATTTGGGATACCCAGCCTATGGCAAGGCCATCGTTGGTTAA